From one Cydia strobilella chromosome 24, ilCydStro3.1, whole genome shotgun sequence genomic stretch:
- the LOC134752374 gene encoding ATP synthase subunit e, mitochondrial, protein MSALPYGPPVRVSPLIRFGRWSLLTVGIAYGAFHQNRLSKREAKLREIEAKEKPIRDAKIAAEKALAAAAEIKALEEMVNKK, encoded by the exons atgtCTGCCCTTCCCTATGGACCTCCCGTACGAGTATCTCCTCTGATCAGG tTTGGTCGCTGGTCATTACTCACAGTGGGCATTGCCTATGGAGCATTCCACCAGAACAGGCTCTCGAAGAGGGAAGCCAAGCTCCGGGAGATTGAGGCCAAGGAGAAGCCCATCAGAGACGCGAAGATCGCTGCAGAAAAGGCCCTTGCCGCTGCAG cCGAAATCAAGGCTCTGGAAGAGATGGTTAACAAGAAATAA